One stretch of Thermogemmatispora onikobensis DNA includes these proteins:
- a CDS encoding S53 family peptidase yields the protein MSSSDPFRAGVSLPRCRGAFLASLLLALLLSACLFPGPGSSEADRHATPAATVVTRQAPAPLPGNHAIVDRPMIRNLPPGQAVPQGLVLSLTINLLYNDMALERTLTQIYTPGSPLYGHYLTPLQIRQAFGPSDDQIQSVRQWFSSQGYRILGVDSLATSLQVEASVATIERSLHLQLQQYIQETGQLSQRFYLPTGQPSLPAPIASLIQSIIGLSTFSIFQPEQRFRPLVPAVTSGSGSCAKYGARQTLTRAQLATAYQFDQLYRRGLQGQGMSIGILELNEPFDAHDVATYFSCAGVQPPSIEVENVVGRVAPGPGEGEAALDIELAGSLAPQAHLIVYQAQGASVQDMLAIFQRVAAEKRVAVLSISYGAPESALSANEQLSLARELRIMAAEGISVLVSSGDCGAFSQRVPNLALVEMPSAIPYAIAVGGTILQVNAHNVRTAEKAWGRMSGSGSVCQNDWGSGGGVTQSSFFKRPSWQVGPGLNSHYDGTAGLILTPNLTPVQAPNGLRQVPDVAAAADNIAIFWSGRWVRAGGTSAAAPIWAAGLALLDQGLRQQQKPLFGSTPTTYRLANHPGSFQPFNDIVSGDNGFYRATPGWDYVTGWGSPNFFALLQCLQSA from the coding sequence ATGAGCAGCAGTGACCCCTTTCGAGCTGGAGTCTCTCTGCCCAGGTGCAGAGGTGCCTTCCTGGCTAGTCTGCTTCTGGCGCTCCTACTGAGCGCCTGTCTCTTCCCCGGCCCTGGTTCTTCAGAGGCTGATCGCCATGCCACTCCAGCAGCGACAGTCGTCACCAGACAGGCTCCTGCCCCCCTTCCTGGCAACCACGCCATCGTCGATCGCCCCATGATCCGCAATCTCCCCCCCGGTCAAGCTGTCCCCCAGGGTCTCGTGCTCTCTTTGACTATCAATTTGCTGTACAATGACATGGCTCTGGAGCGGACGCTCACTCAGATCTATACGCCTGGTTCGCCACTCTACGGGCACTACCTGACGCCGCTGCAGATTCGCCAGGCCTTCGGTCCTAGCGATGACCAGATCCAAAGCGTGCGTCAGTGGTTTAGCAGCCAGGGCTATCGCATCCTGGGGGTCGATAGTCTGGCCACCTCGCTGCAGGTCGAGGCTTCGGTGGCCACCATTGAACGTAGCCTGCATCTGCAGCTGCAGCAGTACATTCAGGAGACCGGTCAGCTCAGTCAGAGATTCTACCTGCCCACCGGCCAGCCGAGCCTGCCAGCCCCCATTGCCTCTCTGATCCAGTCGATCATCGGGCTGAGCACCTTTAGCATCTTCCAGCCAGAGCAGCGCTTCCGACCGCTGGTTCCAGCGGTGACGAGCGGCTCCGGGAGTTGTGCCAAGTATGGAGCCAGGCAGACGCTGACACGCGCCCAGCTAGCCACCGCCTACCAGTTCGATCAGCTCTATCGGCGTGGCCTGCAAGGCCAGGGCATGAGCATCGGCATTCTCGAATTGAATGAGCCGTTCGATGCGCACGATGTTGCCACGTACTTCTCCTGCGCGGGAGTCCAGCCCCCTTCCATCGAGGTGGAGAACGTTGTGGGAAGGGTCGCACCCGGACCAGGGGAGGGGGAGGCCGCTCTCGACATCGAGCTGGCGGGCAGCCTGGCCCCACAGGCTCACCTGATAGTCTATCAGGCTCAGGGGGCCTCGGTCCAGGACATGCTGGCCATTTTCCAGCGCGTCGCAGCAGAGAAGCGAGTGGCAGTGCTCAGCATTAGCTATGGAGCCCCAGAGAGTGCTCTCAGCGCCAATGAGCAGCTGAGCCTGGCACGGGAGTTGCGCATTATGGCGGCAGAGGGGATCTCCGTGCTGGTGAGCAGCGGGGACTGTGGGGCTTTCTCACAGCGTGTTCCCAATCTTGCCCTCGTGGAGATGCCCAGCGCTATTCCCTACGCGATCGCTGTGGGCGGTACGATTCTGCAGGTGAATGCTCATAATGTGCGTACTGCCGAAAAGGCGTGGGGACGTATGAGCGGCTCCGGATCGGTTTGCCAGAACGATTGGGGGAGCGGCGGAGGCGTCACTCAGTCCTCTTTCTTTAAGCGCCCTTCCTGGCAGGTCGGTCCCGGCCTGAATAGCCATTACGATGGGACAGCGGGCCTGATCCTTACCCCGAATCTTACTCCCGTGCAGGCTCCAAATGGCTTGCGCCAGGTCCCCGATGTGGCCGCCGCTGCCGACAACATCGCCATCTTCTGGAGTGGACGCTGGGTGAGAGCCGGTGGCACCAGCGCCGCCGCCCCCATTTGGGCCGCAGGTTTGGCTCTGCTGGACCAGGGCCTGCGCCAGCAGCAGAAGCCCCTCTTCGGCAGCACACCGACCACCTACCGG